From the genome of Acropora palmata chromosome 8, jaAcrPala1.3, whole genome shotgun sequence:
ATTCCGTGTAGAACTTGTACAAAGGAAGACATGCGAGAAGTGTAGGAAAGTAAAATTTTCGTCTTTAATGGTATGGAGGCCTCTCCTGGTCAAAAACTaacaattttactttgcaattgaaacaaaattattttttctctatttttattcaatggtacactttctatctgttaatattcctatggactgatactaaactgatagtaaatctagaattacgagagaaattcacgcggtgaaaaaactcgagagtttcatgataacgagagcgaaaatatcagcggtgagagcatcgggggtgcggcgcttattaactttttttggcacagatgcggcgcttattcgagcaAATACGATAGGCAGTACACCACACATTTGGTACACGACCGCATACGGGAACACCTCAGCGGCCAAAACTCCTCGTTGAATAAATGCATTCTAACATGCGGGAACAGATTTCTAAGTCATCACAGTCAAGATCATTACACAAAAAAACGAGGCTGCGAGCCTTCTCTCAACTCACGGGAGGAATGTAGTAAATTATCGGATCTCTTATTTTAATCACCACACCCAAACCTtaaaaaacgacaaaaataACTCGTGGTACACAAAATCTGTTTGTgctcaggaaaaaaaaattgctttgcaTAAGAAAATAATTCCTGGTCGTTTAATTAATCACACATCCATGTCTAGAAATAATTCCAGacataaataatatttattatggGCAaccaaaaaagtaaatttgtctggtACTGTACAGtgtttaaataagcgccgcgcttgtggcgcgaaaaattaaataagcgccgcggcgcttattcgagtaaatacggtatgtATAGTTCGCAgcttttgcattttgtttcagACACGGCTCTTCTTCATTTACAGGACGGTGTCCGAAATGAGACATTTTTTCCTGGTACATTTACGCTCTGTGCTggatgttttcttttcggaaaatgttcaaaattttgtAGTTTAATCGTTCTGAAATGTATAGGGTCTTGAAATATTACCACTCTACGGTGTTTGTGTTAAATTGCTACCTCAAGCCGCCCCTTAGTGCACGTGTCCAAATGAACGTTcacattttttccaaaatagATTAAGGAGACAACGTTTCATTGATAAGAAAAGCAATCACAAACGATATTCTTCAGTTTTATTGATACTAAGACCTGGCATGGATGCAGCGATTTGTCTTTCTAAtcaaaaaaacatcaattTCGTGGGAATGCCTGGACAACTAATATAACAGCTGCATTTCCCGCTTTCCGCTGTTCCTAATTATACGACTTGTAAATAACTAAGATTTGGGGAAGTGTTCCTCTTggaatttattttaagaacAGCCCTCTGCTTCCATATCTTCGTCAGTGTTCTGGGGAGTTTCTTCCTGTGTTTGTTGCATAAATCCCAAGTCAATCGTGAGATGAGGTGCTGTACCGGCATGATGCCCCTGTGGTGCATCTAATTCATCCGTGAGTGGTATTTGAATATGTCCACTAAGGATGTGCTGGCTAACTACACTTTGCATCATGTGCTCCACGTTCGAGGTGGGTAACACGTGATCCACAACTGACAGTTCCGCTTGGGTGCTTGAGGGAATGATAGCGGCACCATCTAGCATGGTGTGAATAACTGCCTGTTGAGTGACGACTGTTTCTGCAAGCGATGTGACGTCAGCAGTTGCCTGAGAGAGGCTATCTACAGTAtttatgacatcatcagtcgtTTGTACAAGAAGGGACATCGTCTGAATTGGTGTTGTTTCTATGGATACTTCCTTCGCAACGATAGGTTGAGCTAACACCAGTTGATCCCCAGTCGCTTGCGTTACGATGGTATGGTCATCTTGGGAATATACCAGTGCTTGCGATGAAATTGAAGGCTCATCTTCTCCACCTGCAACGTAAACAGAATGCATCCTTAAGATTGTCTTGTCAAACATCACGTCATATATACCAATACCACAATTTTACAGATAAAATGTGCGCCATGTTTAGTGATTTTGATGCTCTGGCCGTCCGAGCCGTACTGAGAACAGCCCACTTGACAACGTGGAATGCTTTCAGCAAGAAATGTAGCAATTGTTATCAATGATAAATTCAAGAGGAAAATGCGCACAGGGTTTGTACGGAACAATTCCTCTAtctcaaaaagaaacaatctAGCCATAACTACAAAACCCTCCCCAAGCAGCGCGTCCAGCAAGAAGTTATTAACTTGAAAAACGTACAAGGAGACTGTTGGATTAGCATCTGGTTGAAAAAGCATTTGGATAGATAGCCACTTAGGCAGATTTACAATACCTTGTTCATCAATGTTTCCAATATGAGACATTATTTCTCCATGATGCCCTCTATCATCCCCTTGTACAATTACAGACGAAGACAGAACCTTGCTCTGAGGCACCTTCTTGTTTCTCGTATCTTTGTTCACGTCTCTGTGCCTCTTTTGGTGCGCGTTGCGGCTTCCACTTTGACTGAATGTTTTGCCACAAATCTCGCAAAcgtaaggcttttctccagtgTGTATCAACTTATGCTTTCTAAGACTCGAGTGTTCGGTAAAAGTTCGACCACATCCCTCCTCCGTACAAATATAAGGTCTCTCGCCTTAATGAGAAAACATGATCACATATAGTCTAAGCtttaaaggaatgaaacagTGACCACGTTTGGGTACTAAAATAATCCTCTGAGaatcaaaatccattttgcGCAGTCCCTTATGTGAAACTGAAACACCATCAGCGCTCATTGCGCGACGGAGAGTAAGGACGCATTGCAAGCCCAATCTACACCCCCGAGCTCTTCTCTTTTGCGCATGACTGCGTGAGAGGCTATCTGTTCACTAGTCTTGCGCAGCTataagatccgaggctctggtgacgTGAATGGTTGCAAGCCGAGACAATTGATTTCATTCTCTCGTTCAATGGAATTGGATAGTTGACTGTCGAGTAAACGCAAGaactacaaaaattatttagcgCTCATATAATCTACCTATCTTCTCGCGTTTTTGCAGTTTCAACAAGGACGGTAACCCAGTTTTGACGGCCGTCATGCGAGGGCTGTGACGAGTGACGTGACTTTTAGTTCCCAAACCACTTCCGGTCGCCGTCCGTGGTTCAAAAAACGTGTCGTGCTACCGGAAGCCCGCGCACGGGGCTACAACTGAAATAACGAGTCGCGTTGGAAATTCGTCGTGTTAACTACGTAAGGCGGGCTGTCTTTCTCTTCTACCACAATATTTTGAATCGACATGTCCATTAATGTATCACTTACCTGTGTGTATTCGCATgtgatttttcaaatttccttgAGTTGTGAATGACTTCATACAGTTTTCGACGTTGCAAGTGAAAGGCCTCTCACCAGTATGAACTCGCATGTGAACATTTAGTCGCTGCAAGACGTAAAAACTCTTGTTGCATCCTTCATAAGTGCAGTGGTACGCTCTGTCTCCTGTATGAGTTTTCATGTGATATTTCATATGTGCTGGCCATGCAAACACACGATCACAGCCGGGATGTTGACATTTAAAAGTTCTTTTTCCACTGTGGGTACACTGGTGATACCGAAGGTAACCCGATGAGGTAAAATTTCGGCCACACCCTTCATGAGAGCAAGCGTAAGGTTTCTCTCCAGTGTGTGTGCGCTTATGATACCTCAGGTGAGCAGCAGTGTTAAATGTTCTTCCACATTCAGCATAATCACACTGGAACATTCTTGATGAGCTCCTTGTAGAGGAAAACGAAATTTTAATATGACATTACCGTTCACAGCTGAgagacaaataaaaatatggaattaaacaaaaatgttaagcACATTGCTTAAAACGGCTATTTATTGACGGCTACTTTCAtacaattattctttgaaatgcTTCAGAAAATTACAAAGTTTGAGATGGCTAATCTAATTAGCTTGAGTGCACACTGCCTGTATGTTATCAGTACTATTTTGCATTTTACAGTGCTAGTTTGCAATAGTGGGTTATCgttaattagtatttaccaaatcagtggatagcaattttcgcgcgttttgattggcttccgtaacttggaatatccttggatattcactgttttgcgaacggagagaaaaatggcgcgtcgtttcgcgaaagtttcagaagaagaaattgaagaagcgtttttttatccatctgatttggtaaatactaaaacaactatccccctcagggtcggtgaagagcggtggatatatacctcgacgcttccggtctcggtatatatccaccactattcaccttccccttcgggggatagtagTATACCGGTACTATTATGACCTGTATTGGAAGTATTTACACACGCGCTAaagttttgtaaaatattatgTCTAAGCCAAAAATACGTGTTTGTGATGCTAGGATTGGTGTTTTTGTCTAAGTTATTTCTTAGGTTTGGATtagtttactgttttttttgtcttcttgtagAGTATAGTTAAGGAGGGcactttgtgacattttttGTCAATAGCCCTATTCATAAGCGAAATTGAAGTGGAGCCAGAGTGCCAAGGGAACACTTACCCATACTGAAATTAGCACACATCTAAGTACTTGCAATCCTTCACAATATTTGAACAatttagttattttaaaaCTCTACTTCATAGCAAGCCTGCAGTTTGGGCCCAACAAATTATACTGATCAGAGGtcaacaatattaataatcacttcacagaaaaaaaaagtctgtgATTCCTTACTTTGCAGAGTCACGCCTTGGCAAGAGAAGAACTGGAGTGTTTTGATTTTCCACagacaaattttcactttgaaTATACAGCAAACCTAAGAAGCATCAACCAATTTTAACAACTGATTTTACTGTTCCCTcaagggcccagttgttcaaagcccatTTAAACTCATCCTAGGTTAGCAAAAATTTTcattgctatttctttttcgCTGAAGGAGGGTTTGCGACAAAACTTGCCCTGATagggttataaattacaaatttctttcccttaaaccttaatctcgTGAGAAATCATCCTTTAATGCTAAATAACTAACAATTGAAAAATTCTCATAAATCatgattagcttaatcggacTTTGAACAACTAGGCCCAGCGCATGACAGAAGCAAGGAATGGCTGACATTTAAGTGTTTGTGAGGATAAATACTCCAAACATGAATGACAGCTGtggaacattttcttttgctttgccCGTATTTGACAAGAAAAGGTTATCAtaccttattttttttaaggtcATTTAAAACTCTTTGCATTGATTAGAATAAGAGCAAAATATGTATTACTGAAAAATGCCCAAAATTTACCCACAGAATCAATGTAATTGAATCCCCAAATAACTGGATTTTAACAATAATCATGATTTTAAGAGGAATGGTGAATTTCAGATATTATGTTATGATATTCAACAAACCCTGCAGCTTTCCTTCATTTAAGTACCTTTTGACCCTCAGCTGAAGCTGTTTGGGGTATCCCATACACATCTCATTTGCTATGTTTTTATATAACCAACTGATCCACCTCCTGTCAGTTGAGATTCTGCAAgatttgttgtgtttgtgCCAGTCATTAATTCTGATTGGCCCTGAATCGGTCCTTAAAACTCCCTGAGGAGAGTGGTCTAATAAGTGAATTTGAACCTGTTATTGtattcaatttttgttctcTTACAGTAGTCCCCACTCTACTACATGCTAACACgcacacacacaaaacaacCTTCTTTATCTGGTGTTGCACTGACATCTGCACAATCACCTGAGGAACAAGTCATCAAAGAACCTGTTTCTTCTGAAAGAACCTCCGAGGATTCCGAAAACGCCTCTGAATTGATACTTCCTAAAGTCTCTTGTCCTTCTGACAAGTCCATGATATCAAAGGAGAAGGAAACCCTGTCAAAATATACAGATTTCGGTAAAATCGTTCTTCATATCTAGAGGAAACAGCCTAAAAACTCTTTAAAACTTTGAAATTGATTAATTGAGTCATGCTGGTTGGGAAGTTGAATCGTttgaaatgaatgcaaaattCAGCAATAACCTTCGGTGTAATTTCTCCGATTTCAACTCAAAATTCGAGGCAGCCATAAGCAATGCAAAATATGGACTCGAGAAACCTCGTGTTTGCATGGGGTATATAGCCTGTATTGTTTCACAATCTACCAGACTTTCGAAAAAGTAAAACGTGTGGAAATACCTTTACTCAAAGACAATCAGCTGGTTGTATTTCCCGCTTCTTTTCGTTTTATATTATGGTCTTGTACTTGTGAAAGACTATCATGGTTTATCCGCCATTATTCTTTTCGTTGTCAGCAGAAAGTTCCCAGCTATCTTTGCGGGTTGCCCCTTGAGCAACATTCAACCGGAAATGAACAAGAAACATATTTCCttgaaaaacacatttttttgtaaaattgctgaaaatctgaatattaatttatagataataaattaatttgtaCAGGTTGTGTGTAATGAGAGCAAGCATGGAACCATAAGAGGCTCCTTTCATTTTAGCCGGAAGTGAAAGCATCTTGCTTCAATGTTATCAGATGGGGATCTGGGGATGACAATACATGGGGACGAGGTACAATCATTCATTAATTCATGAGTAGTGCACGTGTAGCGATCGTGAATGGGATTTTACTACAATAATCTGGGCTGTCATAGctgtcatattttttttactatttttacGCCTGTCAACAATAACAGTATGGGCTTGCAGTTTAAAATTGCTATATCGACTCAATATTTGATCTCGTTCAACCTTTTCACTTGATGAAAGGATCCTTTCCTATGAACCGAGACAACTCAGGATACATATTTCGCAAAATGAATCGACTCGTGATTGGATTTTCCCAGAAAACGAAAAACGGAGAGCACCAAAACCTGTTACATCCGGGCCTTTGTAGCAACTTGACTGGTTTAAACCGGGAAAAGCGGTGCAAACTGGCCGCGGTGTTCGTTCAAAATTCGAGCAGTGTTGAGAGGAAGTCGTGTGATAGGTTCTTTCCTCAGTTTCTTCAGTTAACAACcaagatatatttatatttttgtgaTCTGTCTGTTTGCTCCAATGCCTACAGCCATGGCTACCATAGAACATGCCACGCAGCTCCTAGATTTCTCTCAAAAACTCGATATAACTTTATTAGACTCGGTGGTGTCTTGTTTTTATATGGCCCATGGACCGCAGGTTATTATATTCTTCCTTCATATCCGAGTTGTGGAAAGTGTTAATGTAGATCCAAGGACAAGCTTACGAAAGGATGATATTTTACTCTGCAGCAACGAATGGCCGACCAGATCTTGACTCAACTCAAACAGCACCCGGACGCCTGGACGCGAGTAGATACAATTCTAGAATTCTCAAACAACCAACAGACAAAGGTATGATTTGAGAATGCAACTCTCCAACCTGcggaatttttttaaatatcatttcaatattatttgttCTTTTAATAGTATTTTGCGCTTCAAATACTCGAAGCAGTGATAAAAACGCGCTGGAAAGTCCTGCCGACGGAACAATGTGAAGGTACTTTCGCCTATTCAGCTAGAAACACACAAGATGTCATAACAAAGTGTTCTGAATAATTGGAAATCAAAAACTATTTTACCAGAAAATACTGACCAGGACTGAAATTCTCATGTTTTTCAAGGTATAAAGAAATACATTGTGGGTCTGATAATAAAGATTTCATCCGAAGCGGAAATGTTGCAGGTCCGTTCTTTTTTCGCATTCTTCACCATTGTCTGGTTTTGCGTCttaaatgaaatttctgaACGTGGACtcagttgaaaataacatgttcttttttattttagaaagaaAAGACTTACATCGGAAAACTGAACATGATTTTAGTGGAGGTACGATGAAAACAGTCATTTTCGTTACTAAAGAAAGGAGATTCCCGCCAAAATTATTAACATATTATTACCGTATTCGAATTGCCTGGTTATCACAGAACGTTATTGATTTGTGCTTAAAGGGATGGGAAATCTGCTCATTTGTTTGTGGTTTGAGAATATATTTGGTAAGGATGAAGTTCAAATCGATGCAAACTGTGGGTGTTTGTTTTGTAAACTGATATTTCTTAAAGGTGGGATGGTTGCAGGTGTGTTCAAAAATTGTCTACAATATTTTACACGCATTAACCGACGGTCAAACGCGGGCTAATTTTCCCTGTTTGATTGCAATGTTCAGATTATAGTTTTTATATTCAGAACAAAACTGAGTGTCCACAGACAGTTAATTTGTATTTGGAACAACGCTGAGTGTCCACAGACAATTGACAATTAATTTGGGATGCATAAATTTGTGGAAATTACATAAACGGCATTTCTGCCATGTTGTTTTCAAGTTGGCATGTATCCAGTGAAATCGGAATTTATCCTTCATGTTCACTTCATCTACAGATTCTCAAGCATGAGTGGCCTAAGAAGTGGCCAACATTTGTGAGTGACATTGTTGGTGCCAGCAAAGCAAATGAGTCACTCTGTCAAAATAATATGGTGATATTGAAACTTCTCAGGTATTATtaactttaaataatttatctttaGAGGAACATCGGGATAAAAATGTAATGCAGCCTGAACAAGTTGTAAAGTgatttttgaatgaaatagttttttttactGTCTGGGATAAATAACTGAGTTATATAATGAAGTCAGACTTTAATTTctgttaatatttttctttagcgAGGAGGTGTTTGATTTTTCCAGTGGCCAGATGACTCAAGCTAAGGCAAAGCACTTGAAGGACAGGTTGGAATAATCTAATCTATGAATTCCTTTGT
Proteins encoded in this window:
- the LOC141890227 gene encoding uncharacterized protein LOC141890227 isoform X1, with the translated sequence MDLSEGQETLGSINSEAFSESSEVLSEETGSLMTCSSGDCADVSATPDKEGLLYIQSENLSVENQNTPVLLLPRRDSAKSSSRMFQCDYAECGRTFNTAAHLRYHKRTHTGEKPYACSHEGCGRNFTSSGYLRYHQCTHSGKRTFKCQHPGCDRVFAWPAHMKYHMKTHTGDRAYHCTYEGCNKSFYVLQRLNVHMRVHTGERPFTCNVENCMKSFTTQGNLKNHMRIHTGERPYICTEEGCGRTFTEHSSLRKHKLIHTGEKPYVCEICGKTFSQSGSRNAHQKRHRDVNKDTRNKKVPQSKVLSSSVIVQGDDRGHHGEIMSHIGNIDEQGGEDEPSISSQALVYSQDDHTIVTQATGDQLVLAQPIVAKEVSIETTPIQTMSLLVQTTDDVINTVDSLSQATADVTSLAETVVTQQAVIHTMLDGAAIIPSSTQAELSVVDHVLPTSNVEHMMQSVVSQHILSGHIQIPLTDELDAPQGHHAGTAPHLTIDLGFMQQTQEETPQNTDEDMEAEGCS
- the LOC141890227 gene encoding uncharacterized protein LOC141890227 isoform X2 codes for the protein MDLSEGQETLGSINSEAFSESSEVLSEETGSLMTCSSGLLYIQSENLSVENQNTPVLLLPRRDSAKSSSRMFQCDYAECGRTFNTAAHLRYHKRTHTGEKPYACSHEGCGRNFTSSGYLRYHQCTHSGKRTFKCQHPGCDRVFAWPAHMKYHMKTHTGDRAYHCTYEGCNKSFYVLQRLNVHMRVHTGERPFTCNVENCMKSFTTQGNLKNHMRIHTGERPYICTEEGCGRTFTEHSSLRKHKLIHTGEKPYVCEICGKTFSQSGSRNAHQKRHRDVNKDTRNKKVPQSKVLSSSVIVQGDDRGHHGEIMSHIGNIDEQGGEDEPSISSQALVYSQDDHTIVTQATGDQLVLAQPIVAKEVSIETTPIQTMSLLVQTTDDVINTVDSLSQATADVTSLAETVVTQQAVIHTMLDGAAIIPSSTQAELSVVDHVLPTSNVEHMMQSVVSQHILSGHIQIPLTDELDAPQGHHAGTAPHLTIDLGFMQQTQEETPQNTDEDMEAEGCS